One Solidesulfovibrio fructosivorans JJ] DNA window includes the following coding sequences:
- a CDS encoding ABC transporter permease: protein MRHSRGISDSLAPRRAKIARQVVLPFRKSLEISVKNIRVRFLRSMVTVASLVLAVAFLSFILTGSEIAAGMLRAGNPGFRAALIDAGYDLPATPPPPALAAAEAERLGASPKERWIVILSLLVCTVGIVNAQLMAVTERFREIGTMKCLGALDRFILRLFLLEAGMQGLAGSLAGALVGILGALLAGLVRYGLSGTAATSVAGLSRVLVVSIAVGAGLSLLGVVYPAIVAARMRPVEAMRAQE from the coding sequence ATGCGGCACTCGCGCGGTATTTCCGACTCCCTTGCCCCCCGTCGGGCGAAGATCGCCAGGCAGGTCGTGCTGCCGTTTCGCAAGTCGCTCGAAATCAGCGTCAAAAACATCCGTGTCCGGTTTTTACGCTCCATGGTCACGGTGGCCAGCCTCGTTTTGGCCGTGGCCTTTTTGAGCTTCATCCTCACCGGTTCCGAGATCGCCGCCGGCATGTTGCGCGCCGGCAACCCCGGCTTTCGCGCCGCGCTCATCGACGCCGGCTACGATCTGCCCGCAACGCCGCCGCCGCCGGCCCTGGCCGCCGCCGAGGCCGAGCGCCTTGGGGCCAGCCCCAAGGAACGCTGGATCGTCATTCTGTCGCTTTTGGTGTGCACGGTGGGCATCGTCAACGCCCAGCTCATGGCCGTGACCGAACGCTTTCGCGAAATCGGCACCATGAAGTGCTTGGGCGCGCTTGACCGCTTCATCCTGCGGCTTTTCCTGCTCGAAGCCGGCATGCAGGGGCTGGCCGGCTCGCTCGCCGGAGCTCTGGTCGGCATCCTGGGCGCGCTGTTGGCGGGGCTCGTCCGCTACGGCCTGTCCGGGACGGCGGCGACGTCCGTGGCCGGCCTTTCGCGCGTGCTGGTCGTCTCCATCGCGGTCGGCGCGGGTTTGAGTCTTCTTGGCGTGGTGTACCCGGCCATCGTGGCCGCCCGAATGCGGCCCGTCGAGGCCATGCGGGCCCAGGAATAG
- a CDS encoding FtsX-like permease family protein, which yields MALPLTQKSRSVGRLAVRAALVVCLLCVAASAWARPAHKTAKADPRATAMAAAWLAAPLEGGVLERDVTRALAGLGDRETGSAGCAVAADALEAYFKGLGVGEVERLAYRLPVVAHAPATLAVVGGKAAPVAPLALNALSPGTVPPGGLTGPVVYAGKGAYRDFDGKLPDGAIVLMDLDSGRNWQAAAQLDAKAVVYVDDSPADDPADAGMFKDKFELTPVRFPRFLLSAATARELFGDYTKLTGDPAGSVATLAGQAVWRPAVAHDVMLLFPGTDPSLAGELLVVEAPYDAAAFAPGHAPGADEAGSVATLLRLAGKLAAAPPARPTLLVATSGHAQALAGLREFYAALRTKGKSLRGRLKGLKHSIKEDKATLAALSALEQAGPAALTAIAPKPGTAAKDEAGEDRTRVHKALLETLKDEVDGLSTQLMRLRLAPGRKDTAAIDALAQKRAGLRKLLWREEYSGLTKAEAASMLALIPDTRKRLRFGMAGAETEAECVASARALRRLVGDKDILAQVSLYLSSHGDGVGSFAQGFAFEVKPGVKPIQAYGRINRSLAKAAAAAVKAQDLPAGYYRDGMRDDREQPWQGLLPDRPPLGGEIGNIAGVLGVTLATVDDARLAWGTPGDTPDRVDEASLARQSRFVADTVAAMAAPDFAVGDKRPRNVFSTLAGRVNFIRQGELFPERPAPDTVLCVYQGKTRFYAMTDPRGSFLVSGLANKKYVLDKAVIEGFRFDPDTGAAMWAIDKKQTGKEAYRVKMNRNAMETDLIMFACEQTTLFSAFDPRSFRYFTRIDLLDARREAPPLRYWFSRLDTLDSTLLSIFLEPGTPFKCILSDTVLARKLILLHASPAHPTGTGYLIDSWPLLPATEMLGARDMWELLGPRIKNLENHGIVSERIRELEAKGRGLFDKAVAAGKARRYDAMIADARASWGLAVRVYNDVEKTQRDVLLGVLFYIALFIPFAYCVERVVFNYADIHKRIAAFLGILAAVIAVVYQVHPAFALTYSPLVVILAFFILGLSVMVGLIIFMRFEREMTALQRRASHVKSAEIGGMRAFVAAFVIGVSNLRRRKVRTALTCLTLVILTFTIMSFTSVKSTRDEGAVLYAEHAPYHGVLLKNVGWRSLPPEALSVLRDAYGPTDVVAPLAWLELPEKTLSPATSVRAGGNVEIVQGLIGLSPQEAGTGRMRGVLAAGRWFAPGERDAVILPVPMARRLGVGPGDTVTLFGRPFTVAGLFDRNSLDTRVDLDGESLTPVVYPSEASVEVSEAEKEAAESGEDVRTMQSRYQHVDDDLTAIIPYDTLMGLGGQLKSILVAPRNAALVLGKAQADDGSALALRLADRFGLTVFSGQDGGVFLYHAGDSLGYAGVPNILIPLVISVLIVLNTMIGAVFERKREIGVYTAVGLAPSHVSFLFIAEALAFAVISVVLGYLLAQICAGLLSGTPLWAGMTANYSSMAGVAAMALVIGVVLLSVIYPSRVAGQIAIPDVNRSWTLPAPVDGTIRTRLPFLVRVREQECAGGFLFDYYQTHQDVSHGLFATADVRCLFDCPWEVPGASPHPRERHVAFWDLSSCMSLTGTVWLAPFDFGIKQEVTIVFVPSTETPGYMEIDVELTRLAGEAAMWKRLNKGFVNDLRKQLLVWRSLEESVRTSYEDKVFTQFREQLRRAANAKEGA from the coding sequence ATGGCGCTGCCCCTTACGCAAAAAAGCCGGTCAGTTGGGCGGCTGGCCGTCCGGGCGGCGCTTGTCGTCTGTCTGCTGTGCGTCGCCGCGAGCGCCTGGGCCAGACCCGCCCATAAGACCGCCAAGGCCGATCCTCGGGCTACGGCCATGGCCGCGGCCTGGCTTGCCGCGCCGCTTGAGGGCGGCGTCCTGGAGCGCGACGTCACCCGCGCCCTGGCCGGGCTTGGCGACCGTGAAACGGGCTCGGCCGGTTGCGCCGTGGCGGCGGACGCCCTGGAGGCGTATTTCAAGGGCCTTGGCGTGGGGGAGGTGGAGCGGCTGGCCTACCGCCTGCCCGTGGTGGCCCATGCCCCGGCCACGCTGGCCGTTGTCGGCGGCAAGGCGGCCCCCGTCGCCCCCCTGGCGCTCAATGCCCTGTCCCCCGGCACCGTGCCCCCGGGTGGCCTCACCGGTCCCGTGGTCTATGCCGGCAAGGGGGCCTACCGCGACTTCGACGGCAAGCTTCCGGACGGGGCCATCGTGCTTATGGACCTCGATTCGGGCCGCAACTGGCAGGCCGCCGCCCAGCTCGACGCCAAGGCCGTGGTCTATGTCGACGACAGCCCCGCCGACGATCCGGCCGACGCCGGCATGTTCAAGGACAAGTTCGAGCTGACCCCGGTGCGGTTTCCGCGCTTTTTGTTGTCCGCCGCCACGGCCCGGGAGCTGTTCGGGGATTACACGAAGCTGACCGGCGATCCGGCCGGGTCGGTGGCGACCCTTGCCGGCCAGGCCGTCTGGCGTCCGGCCGTGGCCCATGACGTCATGCTGCTTTTCCCCGGCACGGACCCGTCCCTTGCCGGCGAATTGCTCGTGGTCGAGGCTCCCTACGATGCCGCCGCCTTCGCCCCGGGCCATGCCCCGGGCGCGGACGAGGCCGGCTCCGTGGCGACGCTTTTGCGTCTGGCCGGAAAGCTGGCCGCCGCGCCGCCGGCCCGGCCGACCCTGCTCGTGGCCACTTCGGGCCATGCCCAGGCCCTGGCCGGACTGCGGGAATTTTACGCCGCCCTGCGGACCAAGGGCAAGTCTCTGCGCGGAAGGCTCAAGGGACTCAAGCATTCCATTAAGGAAGATAAGGCCACGCTCGCGGCTCTTTCCGCTTTGGAGCAGGCCGGGCCGGCCGCGTTGACCGCCATCGCGCCCAAGCCCGGGACCGCGGCCAAGGACGAGGCCGGCGAGGATCGCACAAGGGTGCACAAGGCGTTGCTCGAAACCTTGAAAGACGAGGTGGACGGCCTGAGCACCCAGCTTATGCGCCTGCGCCTGGCGCCGGGGCGCAAGGACACGGCGGCCATCGACGCCTTGGCCCAAAAGCGGGCCGGGCTGCGCAAGCTTTTGTGGCGCGAGGAGTATTCCGGGCTCACCAAAGCCGAGGCGGCATCCATGCTCGCCTTGATCCCCGATACCCGCAAGCGCCTGCGCTTCGGCATGGCCGGGGCCGAAACCGAGGCGGAGTGCGTGGCCAGCGCCCGGGCGCTGCGGCGGCTCGTCGGCGACAAGGATATCCTGGCCCAGGTCTCGCTTTATCTTTCCAGCCACGGCGACGGGGTGGGGAGTTTCGCCCAGGGATTCGCCTTCGAAGTCAAGCCCGGGGTCAAACCCATCCAGGCCTACGGCCGCATCAACCGTTCCCTGGCCAAGGCGGCGGCCGCCGCCGTCAAGGCCCAGGATCTCCCGGCCGGGTATTACCGCGACGGCATGCGCGACGACCGCGAACAGCCCTGGCAGGGGCTTTTGCCCGACCGGCCGCCCCTTGGCGGCGAGATCGGCAATATCGCCGGCGTGCTCGGCGTGACCCTGGCCACGGTCGACGATGCGCGCCTTGCCTGGGGCACGCCAGGGGATACGCCGGACCGTGTCGACGAGGCCTCGCTTGCGCGCCAGTCGCGCTTCGTCGCGGACACGGTCGCGGCCATGGCCGCCCCGGATTTCGCCGTTGGCGACAAACGGCCGCGAAACGTCTTTTCCACGCTCGCCGGCCGGGTCAACTTCATCCGCCAGGGCGAGCTTTTTCCCGAACGGCCGGCCCCGGACACCGTGCTTTGCGTCTACCAGGGCAAGACGCGGTTTTATGCCATGACCGACCCAAGAGGCTCCTTTCTGGTCAGCGGGCTGGCCAACAAAAAATACGTCCTGGACAAGGCCGTCATCGAAGGCTTCCGGTTCGATCCGGACACGGGCGCGGCCATGTGGGCCATCGACAAGAAGCAGACCGGCAAGGAGGCGTATCGGGTCAAGATGAACCGCAACGCCATGGAGACCGATCTGATCATGTTCGCCTGCGAGCAGACGACGCTCTTTTCGGCCTTCGATCCGCGTTCGTTTCGCTATTTCACCCGCATCGACCTGCTCGACGCCAGGCGCGAGGCCCCGCCGCTGCGCTACTGGTTCAGCCGGCTGGACACCCTCGATTCCACCTTGCTTTCCATTTTCCTCGAGCCGGGCACGCCCTTTAAATGTATCCTGTCCGACACCGTCCTGGCCCGTAAGCTGATCCTTTTACACGCCAGCCCGGCGCATCCGACCGGCACCGGCTACCTGATCGACTCCTGGCCGCTTTTGCCCGCGACCGAAATGCTCGGGGCCAGGGACATGTGGGAACTGCTCGGGCCGCGCATCAAGAACCTGGAAAACCACGGCATCGTCAGCGAGCGCATCCGCGAGTTGGAGGCCAAGGGCCGGGGCCTTTTCGACAAGGCCGTCGCCGCCGGCAAGGCCAGGCGTTACGACGCCATGATCGCCGACGCCAGGGCCAGCTGGGGGCTCGCCGTCCGCGTCTACAACGATGTGGAAAAGACCCAGCGCGACGTGCTGCTGGGCGTGCTTTTCTACATCGCGCTTTTCATTCCCTTCGCCTACTGCGTGGAACGGGTGGTCTTCAACTACGCCGACATCCACAAGCGCATTGCCGCCTTTCTGGGCATCCTCGCCGCCGTCATCGCCGTGGTCTACCAAGTGCACCCGGCCTTTGCCCTGACCTACAGCCCGCTGGTCGTCATCCTGGCCTTTTTCATCCTGGGCCTTTCGGTCATGGTCGGGCTTATCATCTTCATGCGCTTCGAGCGGGAGATGACGGCCCTGCAGCGTCGGGCTTCCCATGTCAAATCGGCGGAAATCGGCGGCATGCGCGCCTTTGTCGCCGCCTTTGTGATCGGGGTGAGCAACCTGCGCCGCCGCAAGGTCCGCACCGCGCTTACCTGCCTGACGCTGGTCATTTTGACCTTCACCATCATGAGCTTCACCAGCGTCAAGTCCACCCGGGACGAGGGCGCGGTGCTCTATGCCGAGCATGCGCCTTATCACGGCGTGCTGCTCAAAAACGTGGGCTGGCGGTCGCTGCCGCCGGAGGCCCTTTCCGTGCTGCGCGACGCCTATGGCCCAACGGATGTCGTCGCGCCCCTGGCCTGGCTGGAACTGCCGGAAAAGACTCTTTCGCCGGCCACTTCCGTGCGCGCCGGGGGGAACGTCGAAATCGTCCAGGGGCTTATCGGCCTCTCCCCGCAGGAGGCCGGGACCGGGCGGATGCGCGGCGTTTTGGCGGCCGGGCGGTGGTTCGCGCCGGGGGAGCGCGACGCCGTCATCCTGCCCGTGCCCATGGCCAGGCGACTTGGCGTCGGTCCGGGCGACACGGTGACGCTTTTCGGGCGGCCGTTCACCGTGGCCGGCCTTTTCGACAGGAATTCCCTGGATACGCGGGTGGACCTGGACGGCGAATCGCTCACCCCGGTGGTCTACCCCTCCGAAGCCTCGGTCGAGGTGTCCGAGGCCGAGAAGGAAGCCGCCGAGTCGGGCGAGGACGTGCGGACCATGCAGAGCCGTTACCAGCATGTGGACGACGACCTGACCGCCATCATCCCCTACGATACCCTGATGGGCCTTGGCGGGCAGCTCAAGTCCATCCTGGTCGCGCCGCGAAACGCCGCCCTGGTCCTCGGCAAGGCGCAGGCCGACGACGGTTCCGCCCTGGCCCTGCGGCTGGCCGACCGGTTCGGGTTGACGGTGTTCTCCGGCCAGGATGGCGGCGTTTTCCTCTACCATGCCGGTGATTCCCTGGGCTATGCCGGGGTCCCCAACATCCTGATCCCGCTCGTGATCTCCGTGCTCATCGTGCTCAATACCATGATCGGCGCGGTCTTCGAGCGCAAACGCGAGATCGGGGTCTACACCGCCGTGGGCTTGGCCCCGTCCCATGTCTCCTTTCTTTTTATCGCCGAGGCCCTGGCCTTTGCCGTCATCAGCGTGGTGCTGGGCTACCTCCTGGCCCAGATTTGCGCCGGGCTCCTTTCCGGCACGCCCCTTTGGGCCGGCATGACCGCCAACTATTCCTCCATGGCCGGAGTGGCGGCCATGGCGCTGGTCATCGGCGTGGTGCTGCTCTCGGTCATCTATCCCTCCCGCGTGGCCGGACAGATCGCCATCCCGGACGTCAACCGTTCCTGGACCCTGCCCGCTCCCGTGGACGGGACCATCCGGACCCGGTTGCCGTTCCTGGTGCGCGTGCGGGAGCAGGAATGCGCCGGCGGCTTTCTTTTCGATTACTACCAGACCCACCAGGATGTTTCCCACGGGCTTTTCGCCACGGCCGACGTGCGCTGCCTGTTCGATTGCCCCTGGGAGGTCCCGGGCGCGTCGCCGCATCCCCGGGAACGCCATGTGGCTTTCTGGGACTTGTCCTCCTGCATGAGCCTGACCGGCACGGTGTGGCTCGCGCCCTTCGATTTCGGCATCAAGCAGGAAGTGACCATCGTTTTCGTGCCCTCGACCGAGACGCCGGGCTATATGGAAATCGACGTCGAACTGACGCGGCTGGCTGGCGAGGCGGCCATGTGGAAACGGCTCAACAAGGGGTTTGTCAACGATTTGCGCAAGCAGCTGCTCGTGTGGCGTTCCCTGGAGGAATCGGTGCGCACGTCTTATGAGGACAAGGTGTTCACGCAGTTTCGGGAACAGTTGCGCCGGGCGGCCAACGCCAAGGAGGGGGCATGA
- a CDS encoding ABC transporter ATP-binding protein has product MAEAHNIVRVAGVAKTFTMGSQEVTALRGVDLTIRAGEYLSIMGPSGSGKSTLFNMIGGLDKPSSGKVFIDEVDIAQLDAYELAWLRNRKIGYIFQTFNLIQVMTALENVTLPMTFAGVPQDEATEKGLELLGLVGLRERHAHKPQELSGGQQQRVAIARSLANTPSIILADEPTGNLDLTTGEEIIALLKRLSSERGVTVISATHDYKMLNVSDRVVWIRDGRIDKIEERDQLHISVGTIGAKED; this is encoded by the coding sequence ATGGCCGAGGCGCACAATATTGTCCGCGTGGCCGGGGTGGCCAAGACCTTCACCATGGGCTCCCAGGAGGTCACGGCCCTTCGCGGCGTGGACCTGACCATACGGGCCGGCGAATACCTGTCCATCATGGGGCCGTCCGGCTCAGGCAAGTCCACGCTTTTCAACATGATCGGCGGCCTGGACAAGCCGAGCTCCGGCAAGGTCTTCATTGACGAGGTGGATATCGCCCAGCTCGACGCCTATGAGCTGGCCTGGCTTCGAAATCGCAAGATCGGCTATATTTTCCAGACCTTCAATCTCATCCAGGTCATGACGGCGCTGGAAAACGTCACGCTGCCCATGACCTTCGCCGGCGTGCCCCAGGACGAGGCCACGGAAAAGGGGCTCGAGCTTTTGGGCTTGGTCGGGCTGCGCGAGCGCCATGCCCACAAGCCCCAGGAGCTTTCCGGCGGCCAGCAGCAGCGCGTGGCCATCGCCCGGTCCCTGGCCAATACCCCGTCCATCATCCTGGCCGACGAGCCGACCGGCAACCTGGACCTCACCACCGGCGAGGAGATCATCGCGCTTTTGAAGCGCCTGAGCAGCGAGCGGGGCGTCACGGTCATCTCGGCCACCCACGATTACAAGATGCTCAATGTTTCCGACAGGGTTGTCTGGATTCGCGACGGCCGCATCGACAAGATCGAGGAACGCGACCAGCTGCATATTTCCGTGGGAACCATCGGGGCCAAAGAGGACTGA
- a CDS encoding DUF6785 family protein, which produces MKAAGAIRARAVVLGLALGLVVCAVTPLNNLYYGATPLGGGHFPLAPFFVLAWLTVLAAALGRLFRGKAVLTGTDLMIVWMLMVVVSGVAHTGLARTFFINLTAPLHFASAGNQWNTVLRPLLPAGWYPGDDKAVETLYNGLAGGYTMSWTQVLAAIPWKAWIGPLATWGVFIGLCFFVMLCLANLFSRQWISNERMNFPLLRVPEALTGAVDSGGLAAFLTDRFLLAGLLVSVLLHTINGIGFYDPSVPQIPTLILAGPYFPKTGLFSGFTKLKIYFYPAFIGFAYLTARQISLSFWVFFLLGGLFYGFLDVIGQQVPAAALGVTFGPTLTMPEETQMIGAYGVFFLFLLWLGREHLWLTAKNALRFRFGGTDAAEWVGAPLSLWGLFLGGGALVAWSVSFGMPLGQAVLLFGAFFMVMLVASRIICQGGIAYFTLTAAPTDGLLAFCGSGIFSRMGLLMAAVMQKVLFVDLRESLLPSLFHAAKVGEGRRPKYLYLAGIVVALALAVGISFAAMLAVCHKYGLRDLQVDWETQTVTTVYENVQRLLEAPAGPNATTIGFTLMGAAVMFALVVAYQRFYWWPIHPIGYLTMYSSAMRIMWFSFFLGWLCNHLTLRYGGIALMKRVRLLFIGLILGDFLMGGIFAIIGLWTGQSYLVLPN; this is translated from the coding sequence ATGAAAGCGGCCGGGGCGATCCGCGCGCGGGCGGTGGTCCTGGGACTTGCCCTGGGCCTTGTCGTATGCGCCGTCACGCCGCTCAATAACCTCTATTACGGGGCCACGCCCCTTGGCGGCGGCCATTTCCCCCTGGCCCCGTTTTTCGTGCTGGCCTGGCTCACCGTGCTGGCGGCTGCCCTTGGCCGGCTTTTTCGCGGCAAGGCCGTGCTCACCGGCACGGACCTCATGATCGTGTGGATGCTCATGGTCGTGGTTTCGGGGGTGGCCCATACCGGCCTTGCCCGCACGTTTTTCATCAACCTGACCGCGCCGCTCCATTTCGCCTCGGCCGGCAACCAGTGGAACACGGTGCTGCGGCCGCTTCTGCCCGCCGGCTGGTATCCGGGCGACGACAAGGCCGTGGAGACGCTCTACAACGGTCTGGCCGGCGGCTACACCATGAGCTGGACCCAGGTGCTGGCCGCCATTCCCTGGAAGGCCTGGATCGGGCCCCTTGCCACCTGGGGCGTTTTCATCGGGCTGTGCTTTTTCGTGATGCTGTGTCTGGCCAACCTCTTTTCCCGGCAGTGGATTTCCAACGAGCGCATGAATTTTCCGCTGCTGCGCGTGCCCGAGGCCCTGACCGGGGCCGTGGACTCCGGTGGGCTGGCCGCCTTTTTGACCGACCGTTTCCTGCTGGCCGGGCTCCTTGTAAGCGTCCTTTTGCACACCATAAACGGCATCGGCTTTTACGATCCCTCGGTGCCCCAGATTCCGACGCTGATCCTGGCCGGGCCGTATTTCCCCAAAACCGGGCTTTTTTCCGGCTTCACCAAGCTCAAAATATACTTCTACCCGGCCTTTATCGGCTTCGCCTACCTGACCGCCCGCCAGATTTCCCTGAGTTTCTGGGTGTTTTTCCTGCTTGGCGGGCTTTTTTACGGCTTTCTCGACGTGATCGGCCAGCAGGTGCCGGCGGCGGCCCTTGGCGTCACCTTCGGCCCGACCCTGACCATGCCCGAGGAAACCCAGATGATCGGGGCGTACGGCGTCTTTTTCCTCTTTCTCCTGTGGCTTGGGCGGGAGCATTTGTGGCTCACGGCCAAAAACGCGCTGCGTTTCCGTTTTGGCGGCACGGACGCGGCCGAATGGGTGGGCGCGCCGCTTTCCTTGTGGGGCCTTTTCCTCGGCGGCGGGGCGCTCGTGGCCTGGAGCGTGTCCTTCGGGATGCCGCTTGGCCAGGCGGTGCTTCTTTTCGGGGCCTTTTTCATGGTCATGCTGGTGGCCAGCCGCATCATCTGCCAGGGCGGCATCGCCTATTTCACCTTGACCGCCGCACCGACCGACGGGCTGCTGGCTTTTTGCGGTTCCGGGATTTTCAGCCGTATGGGGCTGCTCATGGCCGCGGTCATGCAGAAGGTGCTGTTCGTCGACCTGCGCGAGTCGCTTCTGCCGTCGCTTTTCCACGCGGCCAAGGTGGGGGAGGGTAGGCGGCCCAAGTATCTCTACCTGGCCGGCATTGTTGTGGCCCTGGCCCTGGCCGTCGGCATATCGTTTGCCGCCATGCTGGCCGTGTGCCACAAATACGGGCTTCGCGACCTGCAGGTGGACTGGGAGACTCAGACCGTGACCACGGTCTATGAAAACGTGCAGCGCCTGCTCGAGGCCCCGGCCGGGCCCAACGCCACCACCATCGGCTTTACGCTCATGGGCGCGGCGGTGATGTTCGCCCTGGTCGTCGCTTATCAGCGCTTCTACTGGTGGCCGATCCATCCCATCGGCTACCTGACCATGTATTCCTCGGCCATGCGCATCATGTGGTTTTCCTTTTTCCTGGGCTGGCTGTGCAACCACCTGACGCTTCGCTACGGCGGCATCGCGCTCATGAAGCGGGTGCGGCTGCTTTTTATCGGCTTGATATTGGGCGATTTTCTGATGGGCGGCATCTTCGCCATCATCGGGTTATGGACGGGGCAGAGCTACCTCGTGTTGCCGAATTAG